One window of the Bombus affinis isolate iyBomAffi1 chromosome 10, iyBomAffi1.2, whole genome shotgun sequence genome contains the following:
- the LOC126921070 gene encoding calcium homeostasis endoplasmic reticulum protein isoform X2, with translation MGGVNPSIGGVTQPVNIGGPPGWLQNELANLQSQQTTLQEQVRQSEQNLAAQHAALMAQQQGRVEDAVRQAQETALQNSAQSTNTDLAAFDAVLQPIIDSCTKDSISAGKAWILQNSITPQSNQVVADHLLKKVIQATNFSHKLHIIYLVNDVLHHCARKKSMDLRKAMESVVVPMFCNTSLAASEEQLNKLNKLLSLWESKNNYFDEGIIDKLKQPSTSWSEYQANLVEQHASAITPITTSTKQTFDNYQAQHQAFVTHALRQIQNIEQQKIAIDQQLKAPPPPPPQLNQQNMSLPPSHSGPPAPISTDVNFSQPPPGWGVPPGNEPPPFSNVPLPDFSKPPPGFGPPPVIHEPSVEDLMPSMPYYELPAGLMVPLIKLEDAEYKPLDPEAIRLPPPAPPSERLVAAVEAFYAPPNHDSPRDSDGWEKLGLYEYYKAKNAARKRKEEDIAAGIRQKSKSPSPILRPRSKSPSPPKKRYRSKSRSRSRSRSRGRSRSRSPAANHRRNSRNSNHNNRSRRRRNSNKDRSPDRRMDRQDRSPTPPSFLGSTYSKAPQEISLDESNKGHQLLKKMGWGGAGLGANEQGIEAPISGGEIRDKNDQYKGVGINLNDPYENFRKSKGQAFITRMKARAEERAEERGERD, from the exons ATGGGAGGTGTGAATCCATCTATTGGTGGTGTTACTCAACCGGTTAACATTGGCGGACCTCCTGGATGGCTTCAAAATGAGTTAGCAAATCTTCAGTCACAGCAGACAACGCTACAGGAACAAGTTAGACAATCAGAACAAAATCTGGCTGCGCAACATGCTGCATTGATGGCACAACAACAAGGAAGGGTTGAGGATGCTGTGAGACAAGCTCAAGAAACAGCTTTACAAAACAGTGCACAAAGCACAAACACAGACCTTGCTGCATTTGATGCGGTATTACAGCCTATCATTGATAGTTGCACAAAAGATAGCATAAGTGCAGGGAAAGCCTGGATACTTCAAAATTCGATTACTCCGCAAAGTAATCAAGTCGTTGCGGATCATTTGCtgaaaaa AGTCATTCAGGCAACCAATTTTAGTCATAAACTCCATATTATCTACCTGGTCAATGATGTCCTACATCATTG TGCAAGAAAAAAATCTATGGATCTTCGCAAGGCGATGGAAAGTGTTGTTGTTCCCATGTTCTGTAACACTTCATTAGCTGCATCAGAAGAACaacttaataaattaaataagctATTAAGTTTATGGGAGTCAAAAAATAATTACTTTGATGAAGGAATTATAGATAAATTGAAACAGCCAAGCACATCTTGGTCTGAATATCAGGCTAACTTGGTTGAACAACATGCCAGCGCAATTACACCGATTACTACATCAACGAAACAAACCTTTGATAATTATCAAGCACAACATCAAGCGTTTGTTACACATGCTTTGAGACAAATTCAAAATATTGAGCAACAAAAGATCGCAATTGATCAACAGTTAAAAGCCCCTCCTCCGCCACCACCGCAATTG AACCAACAAAATATGTCTCTGCCACCTAGTCATTCCGGTCCTCCCGCTCCAATAAGCACAGATGTAAATTTCAGTCAACCACCACCTGGATGGGGTGTACCACCCGGGAATGAACCTCCACCGTTTTCAAATGTTCCATTGCCAGATTTTTCAAAACCACCGCCTGGATTTGGTCCCCCACCTGTTATACACGAGCCCTCTGTTGAAGATTTAATGCCCAGTATGCCTTATTACGAACTTCCTGCTGGCTTGATGGTACCTCTGATCAAATTAGAAGATGCCGAATATAAACCTTTGGATCCAGAAGCCATTAGGCTTCCACCACCAGCTCCCCCAAGCGAACGACTAGTAGCGGCTGTAGAAGCATTCTATGCGCCACCGAACCATGATTCTCCACGGGACAG CGATGGGTGGGAAAAATTAGGTTTATACGAGTATTATAAAGCAAAGAATGCCGCGCGTAAGCGTAAAGAAGAAGATATAGCAGCTGGTATAAGACAAAAATCAAAATCGCCGTCACCAATTCTAAGGCCAAGATCCAAAAGTCCTAGTCCACCAAAGAAACGATATCGAAGTAAATCGCGAAGTAGATCACGCTCAAGATCTAGAGGTAGAAGCAGATCTAGATCTCCTGCTGCTAATCATAGACGTAACAGTCGAAATAGCAATCATAATAACAGAAGCAGAAGAAGGAGAAATAGCAACAAGGATCGAAGTCCTGATAGGAGAATGGACAGGCAAGATCGAAGTCCAACTCCACCCAGTTTCCT CGGATCAACCTACAGTAAAGCTCCTCAAGAAATTAGTCTCGATGAGAGTAACAAAGGTCATCAGTTGCTCAAAAAAATGGGTTGGGGCGGTGCGGGACTTGGTGCCAATGAACAGGGTATTGAAGCTCCAATATCAGGGGGTGAAATTAGGGATAAGAATGATCAATATAAAGGCGTCGGTATTAATTTAAATGATCCATACGAGAACTTTAGAAAGAGTAAGGGACAAGCGTTCATAACTAGAATGAAAGCAAGAGCGGAAGAACGTGCCGAAGAAAGGGGTGAACGGGACTGA
- the LOC126921070 gene encoding calcium homeostasis endoplasmic reticulum protein isoform X1 codes for MDQAPADTELRNIIDKLAQFVARNGPEFEQMTKNKQKDNPKFGFLFGGEHFNYYQYKVTTEQAILKQKGINPMQNADPRLNVSQQQQQTAATVAQPLNNVNLAPGLNTQNNGLNPVVGIGPVGNQGGPVIPGVLGQIGGPGNAGPQIGPVPGAMGGVNPSIGGVTQPVNIGGPPGWLQNELANLQSQQTTLQEQVRQSEQNLAAQHAALMAQQQGRVEDAVRQAQETALQNSAQSTNTDLAAFDAVLQPIIDSCTKDSISAGKAWILQNSITPQSNQVVADHLLKKVIQATNFSHKLHIIYLVNDVLHHCARKKSMDLRKAMESVVVPMFCNTSLAASEEQLNKLNKLLSLWESKNNYFDEGIIDKLKQPSTSWSEYQANLVEQHASAITPITTSTKQTFDNYQAQHQAFVTHALRQIQNIEQQKIAIDQQLKAPPPPPPQLNQQNMSLPPSHSGPPAPISTDVNFSQPPPGWGVPPGNEPPPFSNVPLPDFSKPPPGFGPPPVIHEPSVEDLMPSMPYYELPAGLMVPLIKLEDAEYKPLDPEAIRLPPPAPPSERLVAAVEAFYAPPNHDSPRDSDGWEKLGLYEYYKAKNAARKRKEEDIAAGIRQKSKSPSPILRPRSKSPSPPKKRYRSKSRSRSRSRSRGRSRSRSPAANHRRNSRNSNHNNRSRRRRNSNKDRSPDRRMDRQDRSPTPPSFLGSTYSKAPQEISLDESNKGHQLLKKMGWGGAGLGANEQGIEAPISGGEIRDKNDQYKGVGINLNDPYENFRKSKGQAFITRMKARAEERAEERGERD; via the exons ATGGACCAGGCACCTGCAG ATACAGAGTTACGGAACATCATAGACAAACTGGCTCAGTTTGTGGCTCGCAATGGACCAGAGTTTGAGCAGATGACGAAAAACAAGCAGAAGGACAACCCAAAATTTGGTTTCCTGTTCGGTGGAGAGCACTTCAACTACTATCAATACAAAGTGACTACAGAGCAAGCCA TTTTAAAGCAAAAAGGAATAAATCCAATGCAAAATGCAGACCCACGTTTAAACGTTtcgcagcagcagcagcaaacAGCCGCTACCGTCGCGCAGCCACTGAATAACGTCAATCTTGCACCTGGCCTAAATACTCAGAACAATGGATTAAATCCAGTTGTGGGAATTGGACCAGTGGGAAATCAAGGTGGTCCAGTTATACCTGGAGTACTAGGACAAATTGGAGGGCCAGGAAATGCAGGACCACAAATTGGACCAGTCCCTGGTGCTATGGGAGGTGTGAATCCATCTATTGGTGGTGTTACTCAACCGGTTAACATTGGCGGACCTCCTGGATGGCTTCAAAATGAGTTAGCAAATCTTCAGTCACAGCAGACAACGCTACAGGAACAAGTTAGACAATCAGAACAAAATCTGGCTGCGCAACATGCTGCATTGATGGCACAACAACAAGGAAGGGTTGAGGATGCTGTGAGACAAGCTCAAGAAACAGCTTTACAAAACAGTGCACAAAGCACAAACACAGACCTTGCTGCATTTGATGCGGTATTACAGCCTATCATTGATAGTTGCACAAAAGATAGCATAAGTGCAGGGAAAGCCTGGATACTTCAAAATTCGATTACTCCGCAAAGTAATCAAGTCGTTGCGGATCATTTGCtgaaaaa AGTCATTCAGGCAACCAATTTTAGTCATAAACTCCATATTATCTACCTGGTCAATGATGTCCTACATCATTG TGCAAGAAAAAAATCTATGGATCTTCGCAAGGCGATGGAAAGTGTTGTTGTTCCCATGTTCTGTAACACTTCATTAGCTGCATCAGAAGAACaacttaataaattaaataagctATTAAGTTTATGGGAGTCAAAAAATAATTACTTTGATGAAGGAATTATAGATAAATTGAAACAGCCAAGCACATCTTGGTCTGAATATCAGGCTAACTTGGTTGAACAACATGCCAGCGCAATTACACCGATTACTACATCAACGAAACAAACCTTTGATAATTATCAAGCACAACATCAAGCGTTTGTTACACATGCTTTGAGACAAATTCAAAATATTGAGCAACAAAAGATCGCAATTGATCAACAGTTAAAAGCCCCTCCTCCGCCACCACCGCAATTG AACCAACAAAATATGTCTCTGCCACCTAGTCATTCCGGTCCTCCCGCTCCAATAAGCACAGATGTAAATTTCAGTCAACCACCACCTGGATGGGGTGTACCACCCGGGAATGAACCTCCACCGTTTTCAAATGTTCCATTGCCAGATTTTTCAAAACCACCGCCTGGATTTGGTCCCCCACCTGTTATACACGAGCCCTCTGTTGAAGATTTAATGCCCAGTATGCCTTATTACGAACTTCCTGCTGGCTTGATGGTACCTCTGATCAAATTAGAAGATGCCGAATATAAACCTTTGGATCCAGAAGCCATTAGGCTTCCACCACCAGCTCCCCCAAGCGAACGACTAGTAGCGGCTGTAGAAGCATTCTATGCGCCACCGAACCATGATTCTCCACGGGACAG CGATGGGTGGGAAAAATTAGGTTTATACGAGTATTATAAAGCAAAGAATGCCGCGCGTAAGCGTAAAGAAGAAGATATAGCAGCTGGTATAAGACAAAAATCAAAATCGCCGTCACCAATTCTAAGGCCAAGATCCAAAAGTCCTAGTCCACCAAAGAAACGATATCGAAGTAAATCGCGAAGTAGATCACGCTCAAGATCTAGAGGTAGAAGCAGATCTAGATCTCCTGCTGCTAATCATAGACGTAACAGTCGAAATAGCAATCATAATAACAGAAGCAGAAGAAGGAGAAATAGCAACAAGGATCGAAGTCCTGATAGGAGAATGGACAGGCAAGATCGAAGTCCAACTCCACCCAGTTTCCT CGGATCAACCTACAGTAAAGCTCCTCAAGAAATTAGTCTCGATGAGAGTAACAAAGGTCATCAGTTGCTCAAAAAAATGGGTTGGGGCGGTGCGGGACTTGGTGCCAATGAACAGGGTATTGAAGCTCCAATATCAGGGGGTGAAATTAGGGATAAGAATGATCAATATAAAGGCGTCGGTATTAATTTAAATGATCCATACGAGAACTTTAGAAAGAGTAAGGGACAAGCGTTCATAACTAGAATGAAAGCAAGAGCGGAAGAACGTGCCGAAGAAAGGGGTGAACGGGACTGA
- the LOC126921084 gene encoding eukaryotic translation initiation factor 3 subunit G produces the protein MPVAEVKSSWADEVEEEGGALPPPSETYENGFKILTEYKYNQDNKKVKVVRTYKIERRVVSKTIAARKNWAKFGDSADDRPGPNPATTVGGEDVFMQFISSKEEENKVEEDSLDKLKSMGDKGVVKCRNCNGDHWTSKCPYKDTVLAGGKVPDDKKPLINTSAPGAMTELKPQGSKYIPPGMRDGGSKRGDSMQMQRRDDTTAIRISNLSESTTDADLDELVKPFGSVLKFYLAKDKQTNLCKGFAYVHFKYKMEAAKAIATLNGYGYDHLILNVDWSKPQQQSN, from the exons ATGCCTGTAGCAGAAGTAAAATCCAGCTGGGCAGATGAAGTAGAAGAAGAGGGAGGAGCGTTACCTCCGCCTTCAGAGACTTATGAAAATGGGTTTAAAATCCTCACTGAATACAAGTACAATCAAGATAATAAAAAGGTCAAGGTAGTTCGAACATATAAGATCGAGAGACGTGTTGTTTCAAAGACAATTGCCGCCCGTAAAAATTGGGCAAAATTCGGAGACTCTGCAGATGACCGACCTGGACCTAATCCTGCTACTACAGTTGGAGGTGAAGATGTCTTCATGCAATTCATTTCTagtaaagaagaagaaaataaggTTGAAGAAGATAGCCTTGACAAGTTGAAGAGTATGGGAGATAAAGGTGTAGTTAAATGTCGTAATTGTAATGGAGACCATTGGACTTCCAAATGCCCTTACAAAGACACTGTCCTTGCTGGAG GTAAAGTGCCAGATGATAAAAAGCCACTTATTAATACTAGTGCTCCTGGAGCAATGACAGAATTGAAACCTCAGGGTAGTAAATACATACCACCTGGCATGCGCGATGGAGGCAGTAAACGAGGAGATTCTATGCAGATGCAAAGACGTGACGATACTACTGCTATTCGTATTTCCAATTTATCAGAAAGTACTACAGATGCAGATTTGGATGAACTTGTCAAGCCATTTGGATCTGTTCTTAAGTTTTATCTTGCAAAGGACAAACAAACTAATCTTTGCAAAGGATTTGCCTATGTAcatttcaaatataaaatggaagCAGCAAAAGCTATTGCTACGCTTAATGGGTATGGCTACGATCACCTTATCTTGAATGTAGATTGGTCAAAACCGCAACAGCAAAGTAATTGA